A single region of the Phycisphaerae bacterium RAS1 genome encodes:
- the pleD_1 gene encoding Response regulator PleD produces MAGSARLLIIGPGSLHEAASRALPACSLLAARHALAGLWQLGQEPVDGILVGLNSSDRTLRAIRQMRTIAPKARIVVACRPVDEPRARNAIEQGADEYILEPITRGELEAAFALNGVDAADAGDTAIPAGERAYIAAFSELLKNLPEGSEFVVQRLAALLRQTFSATFASLQVDDLFAAAGEPEEPVLIENVRRQGEVVGCIKLGRSAQGAYSPTVAARLETYARMVELAIALVRRVERLQNEAWRDDLSGLRNRRFFEKALDEAVEAARENRTQITVLLFDIDEFKVYNDRLGHDAGDTVIREIGQLLTRCARGNDVVSRYGGDEFAVLFADAEPARVPGSRHPRAPIELAERFRRTIAAHPFTCLGPRAPGPVTISGGLACFPWDGSDRAGILRAADEALLCAKRTGKNRIELTGQSSVEASPQ; encoded by the coding sequence ATGGCCGGCAGCGCACGCCTCTTGATCATCGGTCCCGGTTCGCTGCACGAGGCGGCCTCGCGCGCCCTGCCCGCCTGCAGCCTGCTCGCGGCCAGGCACGCGCTGGCCGGCCTGTGGCAGCTCGGGCAGGAGCCGGTCGACGGCATTCTCGTCGGGCTGAACTCCTCTGACCGCACGCTCCGCGCCATCCGCCAGATGCGCACCATCGCCCCCAAGGCCCGCATCGTCGTCGCCTGCCGTCCGGTGGACGAGCCACGCGCTCGCAACGCCATCGAGCAGGGCGCCGACGAATACATCCTTGAGCCGATTACGCGCGGCGAGCTCGAAGCCGCCTTCGCGCTGAACGGCGTGGACGCCGCCGACGCCGGCGACACGGCGATCCCGGCCGGCGAGCGAGCCTACATCGCCGCGTTCAGCGAGCTACTGAAGAACCTGCCCGAGGGGTCGGAATTCGTTGTGCAGCGCCTGGCGGCGCTGCTGCGCCAGACCTTCAGCGCCACCTTCGCCTCGCTCCAGGTCGACGATCTCTTCGCCGCCGCCGGCGAGCCGGAGGAGCCGGTGCTGATTGAAAACGTCCGGCGGCAGGGCGAAGTGGTTGGCTGCATCAAGCTGGGCCGCAGTGCGCAGGGCGCCTATTCGCCGACGGTCGCGGCCCGACTTGAAACGTACGCTCGCATGGTCGAACTGGCCATCGCTCTCGTGCGGCGGGTCGAGCGGCTGCAGAACGAGGCCTGGCGCGACGACCTGTCGGGACTGCGCAACCGCCGCTTCTTCGAAAAGGCCCTGGACGAAGCGGTCGAGGCGGCCCGGGAAAACCGTACGCAGATCACGGTCCTGCTCTTCGACATCGACGAATTCAAGGTCTACAACGACCGTCTCGGCCACGACGCGGGCGACACCGTCATTCGCGAAATCGGGCAGCTTCTGACGCGATGCGCCCGCGGCAACGACGTGGTTTCGCGCTACGGAGGCGACGAGTTCGCCGTCCTTTTTGCCGACGCGGAGCCGGCCCGCGTCCCCGGCTCGCGTCATCCGCGCGCCCCGATTGAGTTGGCCGAGCGCTTCCGCCGCACCATCGCTGCGCATCCTTTCACCTGCCTCGGCCCGCGCGCCCCGGGCCCGGTCACGATCAGCGGCGGACTGGCCTGCTTTCCATGGGACGGCAGCGACCGCGCCGGAATCCTGCGGGCGGCCGACGAGGCGCTGCTCTGCGCCAAGCGCACCGGCAAGAACCGCATCGAGCTGACAGGCCAGTCGTCCGTTGAAGCAAGTCCCCAGTAG
- the dnaB_1 gene encoding Replicative DNA helicase: protein MSSNPNPSNGKPGSQQPQSNARSAFDRVLPHAPDAERALLGSMLLSKEAVGEAITVLRDAGKDAFFNERHAKLYEVAVSLYDRDQPMDAVVMQQELLKRGLFESLGGYDFLGGLVGAVPSALRASHYAKIVLEKHLLRQLIGATYKVMDAAFDDRIPAEEMFDFAEHEIFSITERRVDSAALSLSHLIEDAFRQIQDRGEDVLTGEPTGYLELDELTCGLQPGELIIVAGRPSMGKTAFGLNIAEHMAIGERERPRPVLFFSLEMSRQQVAQRILCSRARVDSHALRRGRLSGRDLRRLQETADDISHAPFLVDDTSHLSIGELRARARMAFRKHRLQAIFVDYLQLMHAPKSESRQAEVAAISRGLKALAKELNLPVIAMAQLNRATEDKSRQGNRPRMSDLRESGAIEQDADVIMLLHRESYYKRGEAGDADEDNTAEVIIAKQRNGPVDTIKLHFNRQWTRFDNHDPSPRVVPGYVSDQAPESPF, encoded by the coding sequence ATGTCCAGCAATCCGAACCCGAGCAACGGGAAGCCCGGCAGCCAGCAGCCGCAAAGTAACGCCAGGTCGGCCTTCGACCGCGTCCTGCCGCACGCGCCGGACGCGGAGCGGGCCCTCCTGGGCTCGATGCTGCTGTCGAAGGAGGCCGTCGGCGAAGCCATCACGGTGCTGCGCGACGCCGGCAAGGACGCCTTCTTCAACGAGCGGCACGCCAAGCTCTACGAAGTGGCCGTTTCGCTCTACGACCGCGACCAGCCCATGGACGCAGTCGTGATGCAGCAGGAACTGCTGAAGCGCGGCTTGTTCGAGAGCCTGGGCGGGTACGACTTTCTCGGGGGGCTGGTCGGGGCGGTGCCCTCCGCGCTGCGTGCGTCTCACTACGCCAAGATCGTTCTCGAAAAGCACCTCCTGCGGCAGCTCATCGGCGCCACATACAAGGTCATGGACGCCGCCTTCGACGACCGCATCCCCGCCGAGGAAATGTTCGATTTCGCCGAGCATGAAATCTTCAGCATCACCGAGCGGCGGGTCGACTCCGCGGCCCTTTCCCTCTCCCACCTGATCGAAGACGCCTTCCGCCAGATTCAGGATCGCGGCGAGGACGTGCTCACCGGCGAGCCGACCGGCTATCTCGAATTGGATGAATTGACCTGCGGCCTGCAGCCGGGCGAACTGATCATCGTCGCCGGGCGCCCGTCCATGGGGAAGACGGCGTTCGGGTTGAACATCGCCGAACACATGGCCATCGGCGAGCGCGAGCGGCCGCGGCCGGTGCTGTTCTTTTCGCTCGAGATGAGCCGTCAACAGGTGGCCCAGCGGATTCTGTGCAGCCGGGCGCGCGTCGATTCCCACGCGCTGCGCCGCGGGCGGCTGAGCGGGCGCGACCTGCGGCGCCTGCAGGAGACGGCCGACGACATCAGCCACGCCCCGTTTCTGGTGGATGACACGTCGCATCTGTCGATCGGCGAGCTCCGCGCGCGGGCCCGTATGGCCTTCCGCAAGCATCGGCTGCAGGCGATCTTTGTCGACTATCTCCAGCTTATGCACGCTCCCAAGTCCGAGAGCCGCCAGGCCGAAGTCGCCGCCATCTCGCGCGGCCTCAAGGCGCTGGCCAAGGAGCTGAATCTTCCGGTCATCGCCATGGCGCAGCTCAACCGCGCCACCGAGGACAAGTCGCGCCAGGGCAACCGCCCGCGCATGAGCGACCTGCGCGAGTCGGGCGCCATCGAGCAGGATGCCGACGTGATCATGCTGCTGCACCGCGAGTCCTACTACAAACGCGGCGAGGCCGGCGACGCGGACGAGGACAACACGGCCGAGGTCATTATCGCCAAGCAGCGCAACGGCCCGGTCGATACCATCAAGCTGCACTTCAACCGGCAATGGACGCGCTTCGACAACCACGATCCCAGCCCGCGCGTCGTCCCCGGTTACGTATCGGACCAGGCCCCCGAATCGCCGTTCTAG
- the rplI gene encoding 50S ribosomal protein L9 has translation MKLLLVKDVRKLGYVGDIVDVNNGYARNYLLPQRMATEPTDENIAAIQEDRKAAAAARAVRLREYSELVERMKDATVTIEAAANPEGTLYGSVGPKEIAAALHAQGFAVLPEHVVLDVPIRTLDNRAVKLEFSDELTSSVKVWVVREGAVADVQQSEPEQREARQPAAAK, from the coding sequence ATGAAACTCTTGCTTGTCAAAGACGTGCGCAAGCTCGGCTACGTGGGCGACATCGTCGACGTAAACAACGGCTACGCGCGAAACTACCTGCTTCCGCAACGCATGGCGACCGAGCCCACCGACGAGAACATCGCCGCCATTCAGGAGGACCGCAAGGCCGCCGCCGCGGCCCGCGCCGTCCGGCTGAGGGAATACTCGGAGCTGGTCGAACGCATGAAGGATGCGACGGTCACGATCGAGGCCGCCGCCAATCCCGAAGGCACGCTCTACGGCTCGGTCGGTCCCAAGGAGATCGCCGCCGCGCTGCACGCGCAGGGCTTCGCCGTCCTGCCCGAGCACGTGGTGCTGGACGTGCCGATCCGGACGCTGGACAATCGCGCCGTGAAGCTCGAGTTCAGCGACGAGCTGACCTCGAGCGTCAAGGTCTGGGTCGTGCGCGAGGGAGCGGTGGCCGATGTCCAGCAATCCGAACCCGAGCAACGGGAAGCCCGGCAGCCAGCAGCCGCAAAGTAA
- the rpsR gene encoding 30S ribosomal protein S18, with translation MAFGRPNAAAARKKKARRAAEASRLRVPKVHVDEIDYKDVALLQRLTSAQGKLFSRKRTGLSAEAQRKASLALKRARFMALMPYVT, from the coding sequence ATGGCATTTGGAAGACCCAATGCAGCGGCAGCCCGAAAGAAGAAGGCCCGTCGCGCGGCGGAAGCCAGCCGCCTTCGCGTGCCGAAAGTCCACGTCGACGAGATCGACTACAAGGACGTCGCCCTGCTTCAGCGGCTGACGAGCGCCCAGGGCAAGCTGTTCTCGCGCAAGCGCACCGGCCTGTCGGCCGAGGCGCAGCGCAAGGCGTCGCTGGCGCTGAAACGCGCCCGCTTCATGGCGCTGATGCCCTACGTGACCTGA
- the ssb gene encoding Single-stranded DNA-binding protein yields the protein MASFNRVILMGNMTRDPELKYLPSNMAVCEFGLAVNHRWRDKDGNQKEDVCFVDCACFGRGGEVINQYMAKGRAILIEGRLKLDSWTGQDGQKRSKHSVVVENFQFVGGRGEGGGGGAPANRGPAENSAGGGYERRQQAAPAAPAQDYGDSPAPEEPSRDSSIPF from the coding sequence ATGGCCAGTTTCAACCGCGTGATCCTGATGGGCAACATGACCCGCGATCCGGAGCTGAAGTACCTGCCCAGCAACATGGCGGTCTGTGAATTCGGACTCGCCGTCAACCACCGCTGGCGCGACAAGGACGGTAATCAGAAGGAAGATGTCTGCTTCGTCGACTGTGCCTGCTTCGGCCGCGGCGGCGAGGTTATCAACCAGTACATGGCGAAGGGCCGGGCCATCCTGATCGAAGGTCGGCTGAAGCTCGATTCGTGGACCGGCCAGGACGGACAGAAACGTTCGAAGCACTCGGTCGTCGTCGAGAACTTCCAGTTCGTCGGCGGGCGCGGCGAGGGCGGCGGCGGCGGCGCCCCGGCCAACCGCGGCCCGGCGGAGAACTCCGCCGGCGGCGGCTACGAACGCCGCCAACAAGCCGCGCCCGCGGCCCCAGCCCAAGACTACGGCGACAGCCCGGCGCCCGAGGAACCGAGCCGCGATTCGAGCATCCCGTTTTAG
- a CDS encoding 30S ribosomal protein S6 codes for MKRYEGLFLFDNAATRDWAGIETEVRRLCERIGATLLICLKFDERKLQFEIRSRKRGTYVLTYFDAPPDKITALEHDAQLSELILRCIVLRAENLTEQKLAELKAHPADVPLQPMAGDGRRHDDDDHRDHRGDRGDRGPRDYRDRGDRGDRFRRPEEEAPGGGEEAEVPALADE; via the coding sequence GTGAAACGTTACGAAGGTCTGTTCCTGTTCGACAACGCCGCGACCCGCGACTGGGCCGGCATCGAGACCGAGGTCCGCCGCCTGTGCGAGCGCATCGGCGCCACTCTGCTGATTTGCCTGAAATTTGACGAGCGCAAGCTGCAGTTCGAAATCCGCAGCCGAAAGCGCGGCACCTACGTGCTGACCTACTTTGACGCCCCGCCGGACAAGATCACCGCCCTGGAGCACGACGCGCAGCTCAGCGAGCTGATCCTGCGCTGCATCGTGCTGCGAGCCGAGAACCTGACCGAGCAGAAGCTGGCGGAACTGAAGGCCCACCCGGCCGACGTGCCGCTCCAGCCGATGGCCGGCGACGGCCGTCGGCATGACGACGACGATCACCGCGATCACCGCGGCGACCGCGGCGACCGCGGCCCGCGCGACTACCGCGATCGCGGCGACCGCGGAGACCGCTTCCGCCGCCCCGAGGAAGAGGCCCCCGGCGGCGGCGAGGAAGCCGAAGTCCCGGCGCTGGCAGACGAGTAG
- the pth gene encoding Peptidyl-tRNA hydrolase, with protein sequence MKLIVGLGNPGPRYADSRHNIGFMVVDALAATWKVAADVYERNYEALLGSAQRGGEKVLLLKPQTYMNLSGRSVAAAWRFYKLTLEDVLVIYDDMDLPVGKLRVRASGSAGGHNGMSDVIRHLSSDRIARIRVGIGRQGGADAADYVTSSFRPGEKETIRESVTAAAGAAECWLTRGVTAAMNEFNKQSDEKRGDGSRGDGSDGDASRGDASRGDSSSP encoded by the coding sequence GTGAAGCTGATCGTCGGCCTGGGAAACCCCGGCCCGCGCTACGCGGATTCGCGGCACAACATCGGCTTCATGGTGGTCGATGCCCTGGCGGCAACGTGGAAAGTCGCCGCCGACGTGTACGAGAGAAACTACGAGGCGCTGCTCGGCAGCGCCCAACGCGGCGGCGAGAAGGTGCTGCTGCTGAAGCCGCAGACGTACATGAACCTGAGCGGGCGCAGCGTGGCCGCCGCGTGGCGGTTCTACAAGTTGACGCTTGAGGACGTGCTGGTGATTTACGACGACATGGACCTGCCGGTCGGCAAGCTGCGCGTGCGGGCGTCGGGATCGGCCGGCGGGCACAACGGCATGAGCGATGTCATCCGGCATCTGTCCAGCGACCGCATCGCCCGCATCCGCGTCGGCATCGGCCGGCAGGGCGGCGCCGACGCGGCCGACTACGTCACCAGCAGCTTTCGGCCCGGCGAGAAAGAGACGATTCGCGAATCGGTCACCGCGGCGGCCGGCGCCGCGGAGTGCTGGCTGACGCGCGGCGTGACGGCGGCCATGAACGAGTTCAACAAACAGAGCGACGAAAAGCGCGGCGATGGGTCGCGTGGCGACGGTTCGGATGGCGACGCTTCGCGTGGCGACGCTTCGCGTGGCGACAGTTCGTCGCCGTAG
- the rplY gene encoding 50S ribosomal protein L25: MQIISVAGEKRAKGGRHANERVRRKGYVPAIVYGHGEAPESVSLSLHDLEIALEAMTHVVSVRMDGAEKQYLVKDIQFDHLQRRPLHVDLMRVDPNERVHIRVPIELKGTPKGAAEGGQLIQTLSDLHIDCLLLQIPEAIRHSVLELGLNQSVHVRDLQLPEGIKVLSSPDDLIAIVRLPRAVEEAPAAAAAAPAEGTPTEPELIKKPKPVEGEEEKE; the protein is encoded by the coding sequence ATGCAGATTATCAGCGTAGCCGGTGAAAAACGAGCCAAGGGCGGGCGACACGCCAACGAGCGCGTCCGCCGCAAGGGATACGTGCCCGCGATCGTGTACGGCCACGGCGAAGCGCCCGAGTCCGTCTCGCTCTCGCTGCACGACCTCGAGATCGCGCTGGAGGCGATGACGCACGTCGTGAGCGTCCGGATGGACGGCGCCGAGAAACAGTACCTGGTCAAGGACATTCAGTTCGACCACCTGCAGCGGCGCCCGCTCCATGTCGACCTGATGCGCGTCGATCCGAACGAGCGCGTGCACATCCGCGTGCCGATCGAGCTGAAGGGCACGCCCAAGGGCGCCGCCGAGGGCGGGCAACTGATTCAGACGCTGTCCGATCTGCACATCGACTGCCTGCTGCTGCAGATTCCGGAAGCGATCCGTCACAGCGTCCTCGAGCTCGGCCTGAACCAGAGCGTGCACGTGCGCGACCTGCAATTGCCCGAAGGCATCAAGGTTCTCAGCAGCCCGGACGACCTGATCGCCATCGTCCGCCTGCCGCGCGCGGTCGAGGAAGCCCCGGCTGCGGCCGCAGCAGCGCCGGCCGAGGGAACGCCGACCGAGCCGGAACTGATCAAGAAGCCCAAGCCGGTGGAAGGCGAGGAAGAGAAGGAATGA
- the prs gene encoding Ribose-phosphate pyrophosphokinase yields the protein MTPIRIFSGRSNPALSQRIADYLGIPLGRAQLEDFPDGETSLKLYDDVRGRDCFVIQSTCHPVNQNLMELLISIDCLRRASAQRITVVAPYFGYARQDRKDEGRVPITAKLVANLLTTAGAHRVLTVELHAAQIQGFFDIPVDNLSAEPVFSAHFESLELHPLTLVSPDIGNAKLTRVYADHMGGELAIIDKRRTSGSTATTYAIIGDVKDRNVLMMDDMIATGGTVVQAVEMCKKHGAKRVVVAATHGVLCGPAVERLSKAPIDHLLMADTIPIPDEKRKQLGSLKVLTVSHLLGEAIRRIHRNESVSSLFVK from the coding sequence ATGACCCCGATTCGCATTTTCTCCGGCCGCAGCAACCCGGCGCTCTCGCAGCGCATCGCCGACTACCTCGGCATTCCGCTGGGCCGGGCGCAACTCGAGGATTTCCCCGACGGCGAAACGAGCCTGAAGCTGTATGACGACGTTCGCGGGCGCGACTGCTTCGTGATCCAGTCCACCTGCCATCCGGTCAATCAGAACCTGATGGAGCTGCTGATCAGCATCGACTGCCTGCGGCGGGCCTCGGCCCAGCGCATCACGGTCGTCGCTCCCTACTTTGGCTACGCCCGTCAGGACCGCAAGGATGAAGGCCGCGTGCCGATCACGGCCAAGCTGGTGGCGAACCTGCTGACCACCGCCGGCGCGCACCGCGTCCTGACGGTCGAGCTGCACGCGGCCCAGATTCAGGGCTTCTTCGACATCCCGGTCGACAATCTCTCGGCCGAACCCGTTTTTTCCGCCCATTTCGAGTCGCTGGAGCTGCACCCGCTGACGCTCGTCAGCCCGGACATCGGCAACGCCAAGCTGACGCGCGTCTACGCCGACCACATGGGCGGCGAATTGGCCATCATCGACAAGCGCCGCACCAGCGGCTCCACCGCGACGACCTATGCCATCATCGGCGACGTGAAGGACCGCAACGTGCTCATGATGGACGACATGATCGCCACCGGCGGCACGGTCGTGCAGGCGGTCGAAATGTGCAAGAAGCACGGCGCAAAGCGAGTTGTGGTCGCCGCGACGCACGGCGTGCTCTGCGGGCCGGCCGTCGAGCGGCTGAGCAAAGCCCCGATCGACCACCTGCTCATGGCCGACACGATCCCCATTCCGGACGAAAAACGGAAGCAGCTTGGGAGTCTAAAGGTTCTGACCGTCAGCCACCTGCTCGGCGAGGCGATCCGGCGGATTCACCGCAATGAGTCGGTCAGCAGCCTGTTCGTGAAGTGA
- the glmU gene encoding Bifunctional protein GlmU has protein sequence MPDQRLTAVILAAGKGTRLKSDVPKVLHEVCGRPMLAYVFDACRQAGIQKIIAVIGHGKDQVRATFAGDRDVTWVEQNEQKGTGHAVMVCREELAGRFDHTLILGGDGPLIRAKTIRELIARHLQAGCAGTLATAIIDDPTGYGRIDRDAAGTLRGIVEHGDCTPGQRAIREVNPSYYCFRVPELLAVLQQVRPNNSKGEYYVTDVVGLLLAAGQKVEAITSVPPGDIFSINSRRELAMVSDVMRQRILNELMDGGVTVVDPRTTWIDSRAAIGVDTIIEPHVVISGPAAIGRNCRIGPFAHLSGGVRVADGACVAAFSGVRG, from the coding sequence ATGCCCGATCAACGTCTCACTGCCGTGATTCTCGCCGCCGGTAAGGGCACGCGCCTCAAGAGCGACGTGCCCAAGGTGCTGCACGAAGTGTGCGGGCGGCCGATGCTGGCGTACGTCTTCGACGCCTGCCGGCAGGCGGGAATTCAGAAGATCATCGCGGTGATCGGGCATGGGAAAGACCAGGTTCGCGCGACGTTCGCGGGCGACCGCGACGTCACCTGGGTCGAGCAGAACGAGCAGAAGGGCACCGGACACGCCGTCATGGTCTGCCGCGAAGAACTGGCCGGCCGCTTCGACCACACGCTGATCCTCGGCGGCGACGGGCCGCTGATCCGCGCGAAGACCATTCGCGAGCTGATCGCCAGGCATCTGCAAGCCGGCTGCGCCGGGACGCTGGCCACCGCCATCATCGACGACCCCACCGGCTACGGCCGCATCGATCGCGACGCCGCCGGCACGCTGCGCGGCATCGTCGAGCACGGCGACTGCACACCCGGGCAGCGCGCCATCCGCGAAGTGAATCCGAGCTACTACTGCTTCCGCGTGCCGGAGCTTCTGGCGGTGCTGCAGCAGGTTCGCCCGAACAACAGCAAGGGCGAGTATTACGTCACTGACGTGGTCGGCCTCCTGCTCGCCGCGGGCCAGAAGGTCGAGGCCATTACGTCCGTTCCGCCCGGGGACATCTTCAGCATCAACAGCCGCCGCGAGCTGGCCATGGTCAGCGACGTCATGCGCCAGCGCATCCTGAACGAGCTGATGGACGGCGGCGTCACGGTGGTCGATCCGCGGACGACCTGGATCGACTCGCGCGCCGCCATTGGCGTCGACACCATCATCGAGCCGCACGTGGTCATTTCCGGTCCGGCCGCCATCGGACGCAACTGCCGCATCGGGCCGTTCGCCCATCTCAGCGGCGGCGTTCGCGTCGCAGATGGCGCGTGCGTCGCGGCCTTCTCGGGGGTGCGCGGATGA
- a CDS encoding CAAX amino terminal protease self- immunity, whose product MPEGGEYRSDDPVLARPVALSPAAVPPAPLPARPVDPLDLSHINSLPAAGGVILTLLTVALTLFGVPIVAVALADTLGWFSTTDPHSGDGLLLASKWVEAGLAMLVAAVCLWRLRVRPAGLGLHFQRPSRQAAWALAALACVYAAMIGFAIFVIPLINAFPQMQRDLAHRVEFVQMVPVSNVGMAALLMAAVAIHEEVLFRGLLIPLLARVLRSKTAAVMASSALFGALHITQGFMATVQIGFVGAALGICFVASRSLPAVIVAHFLFNLLQLQLMRLLPSAEELLRELQK is encoded by the coding sequence ATGCCGGAGGGCGGCGAGTACCGGTCCGACGACCCAGTGCTCGCACGGCCTGTCGCTTTGTCGCCGGCGGCTGTCCCGCCGGCGCCCCTCCCGGCGCGGCCGGTCGATCCGCTCGACCTTTCCCACATCAATAGCCTGCCCGCGGCGGGCGGCGTGATTCTGACCCTGCTGACCGTGGCCCTCACGCTGTTTGGCGTTCCCATCGTCGCCGTCGCGCTTGCCGACACCCTCGGCTGGTTCTCGACGACCGACCCGCATTCCGGCGACGGGCTGCTGCTGGCGTCGAAGTGGGTGGAGGCGGGGCTGGCGATGCTGGTCGCGGCCGTCTGCCTCTGGCGCTTGCGCGTTCGGCCGGCGGGGCTGGGCCTTCATTTTCAACGCCCCAGCCGGCAGGCGGCCTGGGCGCTGGCCGCGCTGGCGTGCGTCTACGCCGCCATGATCGGCTTTGCGATTTTCGTCATTCCGTTGATCAACGCGTTTCCACAAATGCAGCGCGACCTGGCGCATCGGGTCGAGTTTGTGCAGATGGTCCCTGTGAGCAACGTGGGAATGGCGGCGCTGCTCATGGCAGCAGTCGCGATTCACGAGGAAGTGCTGTTCCGCGGCTTGCTGATACCGCTGCTTGCGCGCGTCCTGCGGAGCAAGACGGCCGCGGTCATGGCGTCGTCGGCCTTATTCGGCGCGCTGCACATCACGCAGGGCTTCATGGCGACGGTACAGATTGGGTTCGTCGGGGCCGCCCTCGGCATCTGCTTTGTCGCCTCGCGCAGCCTGCCCGCGGTGATTGTGGCACACTTCTTGTTCAACCTGCTGCAACTGCAACTCATGCGGTTGCTGCCGTCGGCGGAGGAGTTGCTGCGGGAATTACAGAAATGA
- the lat gene encoding L-lysine-epsilon aminotransferase, whose product MERRTNLTELSPADAMAVLRSRILVDGFEVMVDLPGSHDHYLRDASTGTEYLDFYSFFASQPVGFNHPKLHDPQFEARLLEAARTRVANSDVYSQFYAEFVKTLDEVAGLPGMKHFFFIEGGALAIENGLKTAFDWKVRKNLAAGRGEIGYKVIHLQQAFHGRTGYTLSMTNTADARKTMYFPKFDWPRVTNPAINFDLPEPQRTQDAAKREAQAVAEIEQSVAKHGHDIACLIIETIQGEGGDNHFRGEFLRKLRELADRHEFLLISDEVQCGVGITGKMWAVEHFGFTPDILCFGKKMQQCGLMAGPRIDDVENVFKVPSRINSTWGGNLVEMVRATQLLRIIRDEKLVENAAKVGAYLLEGLQDIARRHSIVSNVRGRGLMCALDLPDVKTRDAVRHGCFHKHMLGLGCGVTSIRFRPALDITREKVDKGLAILSETLREVEKTQPARAAATV is encoded by the coding sequence ATGGAGCGCCGCACGAATCTCACCGAGCTTTCACCCGCCGACGCGATGGCGGTCTTGCGTTCGCGCATCCTGGTGGATGGTTTCGAGGTGATGGTCGACCTGCCGGGCAGTCACGACCACTACCTGAGGGACGCATCTACCGGAACCGAATACCTGGATTTCTATTCCTTCTTCGCCTCGCAGCCGGTCGGGTTCAACCATCCGAAGCTGCACGACCCGCAGTTCGAGGCGCGGCTGCTGGAGGCGGCCCGCACGCGCGTGGCCAACTCCGACGTTTATTCGCAATTCTATGCCGAGTTTGTCAAAACGCTCGACGAAGTCGCCGGCCTGCCGGGGATGAAGCACTTCTTTTTCATTGAGGGCGGGGCGCTGGCCATCGAGAACGGCCTCAAGACCGCTTTCGACTGGAAAGTGCGCAAGAACCTGGCCGCCGGCCGCGGCGAGATCGGCTACAAGGTGATTCACCTCCAGCAGGCGTTTCACGGCCGCACCGGCTACACGCTGAGCATGACCAATACGGCCGACGCGCGAAAAACGATGTACTTCCCGAAATTCGACTGGCCGCGCGTGACGAATCCGGCGATCAACTTCGACCTGCCCGAGCCGCAGAGGACGCAGGACGCAGCGAAGCGCGAGGCGCAGGCCGTCGCTGAAATCGAACAGTCGGTCGCGAAACACGGCCACGACATCGCCTGTCTGATCATCGAGACGATCCAGGGCGAGGGCGGTGACAACCACTTCCGCGGCGAGTTCCTCCGCAAACTCCGGGAGTTGGCCGACAGGCACGAATTCCTGCTGATCTCCGACGAAGTGCAATGCGGCGTCGGCATCACGGGCAAGATGTGGGCCGTGGAGCATTTCGGCTTTACGCCTGACATTCTCTGCTTCGGCAAGAAGATGCAGCAGTGCGGACTGATGGCGGGGCCGCGGATTGATGACGTGGAAAACGTCTTCAAGGTGCCGTCGCGGATCAACAGCACCTGGGGCGGGAACCTGGTTGAGATGGTGCGGGCGACGCAGCTTCTGCGGATCATCCGGGACGAGAAGCTCGTCGAGAACGCGGCCAAGGTGGGCGCCTATCTGCTGGAGGGACTGCAGGACATCGCCCGCCGGCACTCGATCGTCAGCAATGTCCGTGGCCGCGGTCTGATGTGCGCCCTCGATCTGCCGGACGTCAAAACGCGCGACGCCGTCCGCCACGGCTGCTTCCACAAGCACATGCTGGGGCTGGGTTGCGGCGTGACGTCGATTCGCTTTCGACCGGCGCTGGATATCACGCGCGAGAAGGTGGACAAGGGTCTGGCGATTCTCTCCGAAACGCTGCGCGAAGTGGAGAAGACGCAACCGGCGCGGGCCGCGGCGACGGTCTAG